The nucleotide sequence TCATAACAAGTGCTTGTGTGGATCTCCTCTTCCAAGCTGCAAGTAACACATGTAAAATGGAGTAATCTCTGATGCATCTTTCTAGGGAAATAAACttatattgcatttcattaataatcaaCAGAATAAGGAAAGAATGATATGGATGACTTAGCTAAGTTGCAGGCAACCAAATCAACAATTTCCTTTTTCGACATACTGTGTTGAAACTgtatttcaaatatattttatatagttAATGGTAATTAAATTTGTGAGTCAGTTAACAATCATCACCTAACAATCTTCTGCAACCATTTAGGCACACAACCAACTATGCAGTCATTAACATAACAATCAAGCTATAATTCATTAATAGCAAGTTCACAATCACAATGTAATGCATCAATGGCACAACACAATCACATATACCATATCCAATAACAATTTATTTGCACATTCATGGTTGATACTCAATACAGTCCATTATAAATATCAtaggcaaaaaaagaaaatcatgttATAGCATGTaattcataatcatcaattaaaccacTATCTTACTTGTGCTGAAAGACATCAAACATAAGCAAGCAAGACTTATCCATCTCTCTTACAATGgccaataataatttaaattggTGTGCGCGAGATATAGGGGTCTTGGGAGTTGGGACACCCCAACTGGGTCAAAGAAAAATAACGGCAAAAATATTAGCGGGTTGCTATAAATGAGTATTTCGGCTTGGTTTAAGTACATTGTTCATCCCCATAGAGATAAGTTGGATTGGGTCAGAACGCGAAGTCCAACAGGTCAAAAGTCAACCTGACTAAAATTCATTGTTTTAAACTGACACGGGGCACTCTGCGCACACAAGCAAGCACCTTGCCCTAGGCGCCTAGGCCCCTGTTCCAATCTTGGTGCTCAGCTCCCATTGAAAAAGTGGTCCCGATCTGTTTCAAGTTCTGGTTTGCCTATTTGATTGATGTACTACCTTAAGTTGATTCCTAAGCATCCGAAATCAATCTCACACATCAAAACATAAATGGCAAACATATGATCACATAAAACGACACCATATAAGTACACAAATCCTAAGTCCTACGAAACGAAACAATGGTGTTACatgaaaaaaacaatgaaacagCAAGATAACAACACTTGAAAAGTTGTATCCGGGCTTAGAAGTTGCGGTGCAAGCATAGATGTAGAGTTTGCAATGGTCTATGCCGCAATAGAGCAGTCATGACACAGTTAATGAGATCATATGAAAAGAAATTCaatttaaatgataataattaatatgTCGTATTTatctatgtattttttttattaagtagtcTAGTGCCGAGAATCGCACATGTTACGTGTGGAGAAATGAGAATTGCAAGTTCAAACTCACGCCCCAACACAACAAATATTCAGGCTATCAATTGAGTAGTACTTACAAGACTATTTATGTATGTCTTTACTTCTCATAATTTGGTTACTTTGTATAGCGCACAACAATTAACTTATAcgtattcaatttaatttatcaGTTACAaaattgtggttttttttttaaatagagcAAATAAGTAACATCCACGTCATATCCAGACAACACGAATACCAGTATATCACGCCTTTACAAAGTCTAAAAGTAACATACAGACAAAGATACTTTTGAGAAAACACAATAAAAGAGGATCTAATATCAATTAGGGGCATATCAGGGACCTAATGGTTAATACAAGAattgttgtttgaatttgatCTATGGAATAGAATATTTTTCTTGCCCACTAAAACTGTGTATGTAGCTAGCTGATTTCTCATCATTATTTTGACTTTTATTTCATTCTACCTTTATTTTGCTTTTGACTCTACCAAAATCTAAAACCATGGTACTATACCAACAAATATCTTCATATACAAGAATCAATAACCTCACCTGTTTTGATTACTATTGTAGTATAGTATTATATAAACCTACACACTTGTCAACCAATTTTCTCATCCAAAActcaaacacaccaaaaatgGCAATTAAGTTGTTTCTTCTGTTGATATTACTCTCTCATGTAGCATCTTCTCTCGCAGAAGGGTGCCACCCACAAGACAAAAAAGCCCTACTCCAAATCAAGAAAGAACTCAACAACCCAACTCTTCTCTCTTCATGGAAGCCACACACAGATTGCTGCAACTCGAGTTGGTACGGTGTTAATTGTTTACCCTCTAAACGTGTTTACTTTCTAGTTATCGAAATCGATAATGACCTTAGGTCTTCATTTCCACCCTCTATCGGTAACTTACCTTACTTGGACAGCCTGCTTCTATATCAGTTACCGAACCTGACTGGCGCAATCCCTCAATCCATAACCAAACTCACCAAACTCAGATCCCTCACAATCAGGGCAACTGGCATATCAGGTCCAATACCAAACTTCATTGCCAAATTGAAAAGCCTAACTTACTTGGATCTCTCGGAGAATCACCTCTCCGGGACGCTCCCTCATAACCTCTACAAGTTGCCTAATCTTGAAGCAATCATTCttcaaaa is from Medicago truncatula cultivar Jemalong A17 chromosome 1, MtrunA17r5.0-ANR, whole genome shotgun sequence and encodes:
- the LOC25483150 gene encoding polygalacturonase inhibitor, coding for MAIKLFLLLILLSHVASSLAEGCHPQDKKALLQIKKELNNPTLLSSWKPHTDCCNSSWYGVNCLPSKRVYFLVIEIDNDLRSSFPPSIGNLPYLDSLLLYQLPNLTGAIPQSITKLTKLRSLTIRATGISGPIPNFIAKLKSLTYLDLSENHLSGTLPHNLYKLPNLEAIILQNNILTGPIPPSYGYIKNISSLFLSHNKLSGKLPMSLARLNSLVVDLSYNRFEGDASMFFGFAKQTETIDLSWNMLLFDMGRVELPKTLKLLDVSHNRVYGKLPDGAKNLQWLNVSYNRLCGEIPKGGNIQTFSTNLFSHNKCLCGSPLPSC